The Chryseolinea soli nucleotide sequence AGCTGTCCTACATCGGCTTTATGGAGGACGTGCTCGGTCTCAAGGAAGAGGAAGAACACAACCACGACCTGCTCAATAACGTGATCGGGGTGCTGATCGACCTGCGCAAGAAAGCGCGCCAAGACCGCAACTTCCCCCTGTCGGACAAGATCCGCGACGATCTGAAAAAGATGGGCGTGCAACTTATGGATGGCAAAGAAGGCGAGATGAGTTACACCATCGACTGAACTACCTTTCGGATGCGCCTGTTTGAATAAGAGGTTTTGACCACGCGGATGCTGAAGAAAATATTCATACTGCCCATACGATTCTACCAGGTTGCCTTATCGCCCTTGTTGGGTACACACTGCCGGCACACGCCGAGTTGTTCGCAATATGCCGTGGAGGCGATCCAGGAATGGGGTGTGATCAAGGGCATTTGGCTCGGCACGAAGCGGATCGCACGGTGTCATCCCTGGGGGACACACGGCTATGACCCGGTGCCGAAGCGACCGAAGCATTGAATTTTCGATGGGATATTTTTTTAACTTCGTTGTATACCACGTTTTTTAACTTCGTTATATGCTACCTGACAAAAACGAGCTGGCAAAACGCTACGCGAATCTCCCAAACGATCAATTGCTGGACATTCTCTATCACCAGGATGATTACACCGCCGAAGCGATCGAGGCGGTGAAGGCTGAAATCAACACCCGGAAAATTGGCGTGGATGAACTGGAGACCTTCACAGTCGAAAAGAAAGTCAGCAAGATCATCAACGAAGAAAATGCCCGCGCCCCACTTTCTTTGAGAGCCAAATTATTTTTCTTTTTTGCGTGGTTCGTACCCGTTGCCCCGTTGGCCTTTGGCATGAACTATCGCGAGGATGGGTTTACTACAAAACTGTGGCAGAGCAGATTCTTTCGAATCACAGGAGTGGTTTCGCTCATCGTGAGTGCATTGCTCTCCGTTTGGCTGGAACTGGGGGACCCTGGCGCCTTTGGGTTGTTGGCCGTATTGTTTGGTGTTTCCTATAGTTTGGATCCAAAGAAAAAAATGACCGTTGAATCGGAGACTTGACCATTTTTCACTCCCCAATCTCCCGCAACAAATCTTCCAGTTGAACGGTGACATTCACATAGCATCGATATACCCACCGGGCGAAAACGAAAAAGAATACAAATCCCAACGGCAAGTACCAAAGCCATGTTCCGGTTTCGATGTGGGTTTTGCCCCCCATCATCCGGACGGAGACGGGCAACGCCACCACCAGCAAGACAAAACCAAGATAGAAGCTGAGTCTCTGTATGGATAGTAGCTTGCGTTTGGCATGCGCATACTGGAGCAATACGTCCTTGTAGTTGCTTGCTTTAATGTCCACACGCCCTACCTGGCGGATGGACCACAGCGAAAGAACCGGCAACACCGAAAGAATGGTCGCCGAGGCGATGGCGCAGGCGAGCAGAAAGGGAGTTTCGAATTTGTTGAGGCTAAGCAGGATAAGCAAGACCATGATAAAACTCAGGGCAGTGCTTATCAGCTCAGGCGTTCTAATTTTGCTTAGCTTTCTTTGATATCGTTCTTGGGTCATCATCATGATCATTTTGTCGGTCAATTTTTTTTGTCCCTCCAGCTTTGCGGACATCTCGGTCCAAAGGTTTTTCATTTCATCCAGTTCCATAGTGCTAGTCTTTTAGCTGCGACCTCAATTTGTCTTTGATCCTGCTCAGACGGGTGCCCACGTTGGTAGCCGTGAAGCCGGTGATGGCGGCGATTTCTTCATAGTTCTTTCCCTCCAGGTGCAGCAGCACGATCCCCTTTTCGATGGTGCTCAGTTTTCTGATCTGGCCGTACAGCTGTGTCAGTCGTTCTTCCATGGCATTGTCGTCTTGGTCGAACCGGTTTATCACGGCCTCGCCGATGGCCACCCGGGCACCCCTCTTTTTCTCCTTGCGCAAATGCGTGATGGAGGTGTTCAGGGCAATGCGGTAAATCCATGTGCTGATCTTCGACTCGCTGCGAAACGAATCGAACGATCGCCAGAGTTGATAGACAATCTCCTGGTAAAGATCCTTTTGATCATCCCGATCCGCGGCATACAGGATCGCGATCTTGAAAATGATCCCTTCGCTCTCCTTTATGACCCGGATAAACTCACTTTCGTTTGGCATCGGAAGAAATTACGAAGGATTAGTTGAAGGCGGGGTAAAAAAATCACACGGAAGGAAAAAAATATTGAGGAACGTCGCCTTTGTTGGTAAGGAACACAAACAAAGGCGAGCGCTTAGTGTGTTTTCCCTCCTTTTATCAACACCACCATCTGCTCTGCCACCCACTGTGCCGAACCGGCGAATGCTCCCGTGACCAATCGATTTTTGGAGTCTATGATTTGGTTGAGCTCTTTGTTGCCATAGGTTTCGGCCGTACATACCGTAAGCTTTGCGCCACGACGCGCCAGGACCTCCTGCATGTCGAAGGCGAGCAGCTTACCATATTGGGAGATGTCCATGAATTTTTTCTCTGCCCATTGTGGGAAGCAGGTCATCGATTTGTTTTCTACCAGGTAAGCGCCGTTGTGCAGTTGCACGTTGATCAGCGAAGCTGCACCATGACCGGCCGTTCCTACCACACCACCACGCTCGTAAATGGCGGCGGCAAGCCTCGCGATACGCTCGTCGTTCACCACGTCAAAATACTGGCCATGTCCGCCGGGATAGAATACGGCGACGTACTCCTTTGAATTAACCTGGGTGGGTGAAAGCGTGGCCGAAGTTTTCGAGATGAACGCGTCGCTGTTCTGAATAAGTATTAAATCCTCGGCTTCGTTAGGGCGTTGATACAGGGCGGCCTTTCCCCCTTTGGGCGTCACAATGTCCACCGTGTAGCCTTGATCGGTGAAGTATTTAAAAGGATATGCGATCTCCCGGAGAAACGTGCCGCTTTGGCTTGCTCCTACTGAATCAACATTGGTGGAAACAATCAGAACCTTTTTTACCTGGGCCGTACTATAAAGGGTCAGTAGACTAAGGCCCAATACCATCAGGAGTTTGCAAGGTGTTGCTAACGTGGTTTGTTTTTTTGATGTCATGTTTTGAGGGTTAAGCGAGGGTATACGGGCGGGAGCTGATGAAAGATTGTTAACGGGTTGTTAACGCTACAAAGAAGGAATGTTTAGCGCTTGTGTTCTGCAACGGGGTTGGACAGCGTTCGAAGCTGAGTTGCTTGGTGGGGATACTAGCAACCCGTGGGGAATACCAAACAATAGTTGACGACGAAAAACAACCGGGGCCACTATCGGGCCAATCAAATGCAGGCCGGTTGGCGGTCAAAGACTGCGGTCATCGTTAGGCACAAATGTGCACACATGCGCCGGTCAATTCCGGATGATCTCTACTTCGATCCTGTCGTTGGCGTTGGCGTTCTCGTAGATGGCCAGCATGGCTCCATAGCCCTTGGTGGCAATGCGGTTGGGCGCGATGCCTTTGCTTACCAGGTAGGCCTTTACTATCTCGGCTTGTTGCCGGGATAGTTCAGTGGCTGAGCCGTGCGTGGCACGATTGTTTGCAGGGTCAAGCGCAAAGAAGTTGGCGCTGCTGCCTTTGGTGATGATTTCTCCGGACGCATCGCTTTGCGTGTGACCAAACAGTCTGATCTTACAACGCGGATTGGCCATGAAATTTACCAACTCCAAAAGTTCGGCTTCCGAAGCAGGTGTGAGGATGGCAGAGTGCTCAAAGAATTTTATATGCTCGAGTTCGATATAGTCGCCGCGGTTGACGGGAACAAGTTTTATGGGGACGATCACTTCCTGCTCCTCTCCTATCGATGCACCTTTGATACTTTTTAAAGGATCGGCAAAATTGATCGTCCGCTTTGCCAGCTTATAACCGATCAGGTTACATACTACCACCAGCTTGCCCGTGGCGGGGGCGGGAACGGAAACCTTTTCGTTGGCCGGGTACTGCTCCACCCGATCGTCTGGTTCTTTGTCCAACAGGTGTACAGGTCCGGATACCGATGTGTTAGCAGTACCACTGGTCAATTGAAAGACAAATGTTTTTACGGGAAGTGCGACAGCGGTGGAGAGCGTGTCGGTGGCCGGTGCCTTGCCGATGGCCGCGGTGTCTGCCGCTGGCTGTTCGTCGATGGGCACGTTGCCCGTGTCGTGGGCTTCCTGTCTTTCTGCTTCCGCTGTGGACTCTGCTACGCCACTGCCTTCGAGCGGACCGTTGTAGATCCAGGCCTTTTTGAATTCCGTTTCGAGTCTTAGCCGGTAGGTCGTTTCGCGGGCTTGCTGTTTGTCTTTTGTTACCCTTACATAGACGTAATACAACTTGCGGTTCGCGTTGAAGGCATAGCGCGCCGGAAAGTTAAGTTCGTGCACATGGGTTGTGAAATGTTCGGCATTTGACTGTGAGGCAAACCCTCCGACAACTACATAATAGTAAGGATATGATTGGCCCTGGGCCTGTGAACGGTTTATGGCAACCGTTGCAAACATGACTACTATAAAGAAAGCGTTCCGTATCCCGGAAACCTTAAGCCTGATCCACTTCATTTGACGCCCAAAGCTAAATAAAACTAAAAAGAATAAAAGTGTTTGGAGATGCTGATTCCGAATATTTCATGCGCAGCCATTGGGGGCGAGGAAAAAAACAGGCACGACATTGATAAAGCTGAATAATCATAATATATAAGCGTACTACAAAAACTTCCACTAAAATCTTTTGCGATCTACAAAGCTCTGAGAGCCGTTAACAACCCTATCGCTACACTTGAGCTGTTTAACAAATCATTACCTATCTTAACACATCATTACCCATCTCCTGCTCTGTTTGCTCTCGCAAATTGCTTCTTTAATTGACGACCTTGAAAAAAAGTAACCTGGGTTAATCCCATACCCTTTCTATAACATGGCTCATATATTCTCATCGTTTACCGTGAGGGCTTGAGTCGATCCAAACCGATAACGTCTCGAACACCCCTTGAGGTCAACGCATTCGGGCGCACGGGAAATAGCTTTGGATTTTTGCTTACGGTACTGCACTATATATATGAGTTGAAACATTGCTTCTATATTCATCTCCCTTATGACGATGCTAAATAGCAAGCTTTACCTCACGTTAAGGCTGGACTACCAATCCAATCAACATCTTCGCAAGTAAGGTATTGCCCGCATTTTAGGGTGTAAGCATAGAAGTTGACGACGCCAAGTCCTTATTTGACCATCCTTCGGGGTCCAGCCCATACGTTCGAACCTCATCGACAGGCACTTAATATCCTCAAAATAGGCCCCTGTATGGGCAAACACCTTTGTTGAAGGGATCCGGGGTGGCTTTGCGGCGCTATTTTGGGCTTACCCGTGTAGGTATTTCCCCTATTCTCTTCAAAATCATGGTTTTTGATCCATTCTATTTGTACTGTTAAAACAAAACAAATCTTATGAAGAAGTTTACAACAGTCCTTTGCATCATGTTTTTTGCAAGCGTTGGTGCTTTTGCCCAAGGCGTTAGCGGTGGTATCAAAGCTGGTCTTAACCTGGCCAACCAGACATACTCCAGCAGCGGCTACACCACAAGCCCCAGCTTTTTGCCTGCTCTGCACGGTGGCGTTTACCTGACCGCCATGTTCTCGGAACACCTCGGCCTCCAGCCTGAAATTCTTTATTCCGGACAAGGCGCTAAGTCGGGTGATCTCAAACTCAAGATGGCCTATATCAACGTTCCCGTGTTGGTTCGTTACAACGTAAACAGCCTGTTGAGCTTCCACGCTGGTCCTCAATTTGGTGTCCTCGCATCCGCGAAAGACAAAGATTCCTCTGGCTCGACCGACGCCAAGGATCAATTCAAGAGCACCGACGTTAGCGTTGCTGCCGGCATTGGCATTGATCTGCCCATGAAATTGAATTTCTCTTTCCGTTTTGTGAAAGGTCTTAGCGACATCGCCAACATTGACGACAACACGTACAATGTAAAAGCAAAGAACTACGCCCTCCAGTTTTCGGTAGGCTACAAATTGTTTGGCAAGTAATTGTGCTCGATCCTCTCGGAAGAGAGGTGAGTATCGTTGATCTGTTAATATGGAACGGCCGTGCGTCTTATCGCACGGCCGTTTCTATTTTATATGCGTTCCAAAAAATGGCGGCGACGGAAATGCGCTCGTAAGCCCTCCTCCCTGAGAAAAAGATCACAGCATGGCTTGCATGGCCGCTGATCTCAAGCCTGTCATCAATGAAAGTATACGACAGAAACCATCCGCGCGGAAGAGTCATAATAGATGGCGGCGATGCCGTCGCGGTAGGCGATATAACGCTTGTCCTCGAAACGAACTACGTGATCCATTTCATAGCAGTCGATAGCGTCGCGGACTACGTTTAGCGGTGGGTCCAGGCGTTGAAAAGAATTTTGCTGTTCGTTCCACGCATAATAGAAGTAGTGGTTGAGGCCAGGGCCTTCCATCATCTGCAGAATGGCCGTAGTCACAATCATGCCGATGATACCGGCACCGGCGCCTCCCATACCGTTCTCATCGTAGTAGTCACCCCATTGAACGATATACTGGCCATCACGCTTCAACACCGCAATCTGTGGCGTGGAGACGTTGGCAGCTTTTAACATGTAGGAAAATTTATGTTTGTGATGAATCACGTTCTTGCGACCATAACGGAAGTAGGTGTTGAAATCGGGTTGTGCCGCGGTCAATTCGCTTTTTGCGATCTGGGTGCTGGTGGCCAGGTCGAAGATGTCGAGTTGAAACTTTTTCTTGGCGTGCAAAATGCGGAATAGTTTTCCATCGATCAGGAACGATCTGAAATCGGCGGCTTCGCTGGACGCGAGAAACGCTTTAAGGTCAGCAGCACCGGTTTGTGGATCCAGCGTCATCGCATACGTGCGACTTCCCAGATCATAAATAACATAGAGTTTGTCATACTTGAATACTTTCACGTGGCTTCTTCCCTGGAATGTGATTTCCGAGGCATCGGTATAAAAATCTACCGGCCCTGCAGCGAGCTCAGGGGCAATGGGTTGTGGCAGGCGAAAGCGTTTCTCACTCACCACACGCATCCGGTTGATCTCCACCAGGGAAAGTTCACTGCCCATTTCCCTGAACGACACTACAAAAAGGTTTCCATCCACATAGCTCCCTATTATTTTTCCGTGCAAGAAAAGGGTGTCTGCAGACTCTACCCGCCCTTTTGTGGAATCGTTGTAAATCCATGTCTTCAATCGGCGCGAGCGCGATTTTCCTTCGAAGAAATAAAAATATTCGTCGCGACCGAATCGCGCAGCCGTGAACACCTCGGCATCCACCGGATCGGTGGGAAGTGCCACAGAATCGGCAAGCCACACGGCATGTTGGGAACGCCGTGAATCGTTCGGGATGTCCTTAAACGAAAACAGCAGGCTATCGCCGAGACGGACGGTAGTGAAGTCCTTTAGCGTGCCCGTGGTGTGATGGGTGTATAAAATTTGCTGGCCTATGGAAAAGAGCGGGCTAAGAAAAACCAGGATAAAGACACCTGGAAAACTGCGGATCGTCATATATTGCTAAAAACAGATAAAATTAAAACCGGATATTGACAGGCAACGCCTGCGTCAATGTTAACAAATTTTCAGGATACTCCACTTTGATACCCTAGAAGAAATCAATTTCTCTATATGATTGCATGGTTTGCAACGCTACTGGTAGGCATTTTATCGCTGGCCCTTTCGATGAAAGGGGTTTTCCAAGGCCGGAAGCCCCTGGCTGTTTTGAAGTTTGAAGAAGGGTCACATGAATTTGAAATCAAAACACCCGGCGATTATTCTATTTCCATTTTTGGGGCTGGATCGGTCCAGGGCGATACGAATCTTGATATTCAGTTGGTTCTGGATGATCAATGGAGGCTCAGGGTCACCGAAAACAGGATGGCGCCGCGGTTTTCTTTAGAAGGAAACGTAGGAATTGAATATTGGCGATTTTCAACCACGAAGGCCGGTCGTTGCGTACTGACCCTTGCCAACCTGGAAGATGTGATCGCAAAAGATTCCATGCTGTGGTCGAAGGCACAGTTTCAGTCACCCAACGATCATCGCAGGCTAAAACTCCTCGTTGCCCAAAGTGTGGAGCCTTTGCACCGAACACTTTCTATTGTAGGATTCGTTGTTGGTGGGGCTTTCGTCATCGTCGGACTATTCATGGTTTTGGTGAAGTTAACTTGCTAGCTCCCTTCTCAATCGCCGTGACTATCCTTCCACTCCTTCGCTCGTTATGATGATATAGCTTCCCGTCTTTTCAATACGGAAGGATTCGAGGTCAAATGCAAAGTATAAATAGGATCCCGTTCCCTGATTTCTGATGTCAACAACCTTGACAACGTGCGACGTATAGGCATTAGCCAAATAGCTCTCCAGGTGAAAGAGATAACTACAAAAAACAATGGCCTCCGCGATGGAAAGGTCTGGGATGATGACGACACTTTCATAAGACTTTTCGCCGGTCTGCGATTCATACGAGATACCGTTCTTGTAGACATACCGCAAGAATGAATAATTTTCCGTACCACGTTCTTCCTTCAGCGTTTTTAATAGTCCGAAGGTTCTGGCAAAATATTCCGGGAGGGGCTCCTTGCTTTCTAAGGGTGGATATCTTAATAGGTATGCGTCAAACACATAGCCTTTTGTCTTTTTAAAACTAACCTCAACATAGCTCCCCGACACCATGACCTTATCATTC carries:
- the yidD gene encoding membrane protein insertion efficiency factor YidD, which encodes MLKKIFILPIRFYQVALSPLLGTHCRHTPSCSQYAVEAIQEWGVIKGIWLGTKRIARCHPWGTHGYDPVPKRPKH
- a CDS encoding RNA polymerase sigma factor, which encodes MPNESEFIRVIKESEGIIFKIAILYAADRDDQKDLYQEIVYQLWRSFDSFRSESKISTWIYRIALNTSITHLRKEKKRGARVAIGEAVINRFDQDDNAMEERLTQLYGQIRKLSTIEKGIVLLHLEGKNYEEIAAITGFTATNVGTRLSRIKDKLRSQLKD
- a CDS encoding type 1 glutamine amidotransferase domain-containing protein gives rise to the protein MTSKKQTTLATPCKLLMVLGLSLLTLYSTAQVKKVLIVSTNVDSVGASQSGTFLREIAYPFKYFTDQGYTVDIVTPKGGKAALYQRPNEAEDLILIQNSDAFISKTSATLSPTQVNSKEYVAVFYPGGHGQYFDVVNDERIARLAAAIYERGGVVGTAGHGAASLINVQLHNGAYLVENKSMTCFPQWAEKKFMDISQYGKLLAFDMQEVLARRGAKLTVCTAETYGNKELNQIIDSKNRLVTGAFAGSAQWVAEQMVVLIKGGKTH
- a CDS encoding OmpA family protein; this translates as MKWIRLKVSGIRNAFFIVVMFATVAINRSQAQGQSYPYYYVVVGGFASQSNAEHFTTHVHELNFPARYAFNANRKLYYVYVRVTKDKQQARETTYRLRLETEFKKAWIYNGPLEGSGVAESTAEAERQEAHDTGNVPIDEQPAADTAAIGKAPATDTLSTAVALPVKTFVFQLTSGTANTSVSGPVHLLDKEPDDRVEQYPANEKVSVPAPATGKLVVVCNLIGYKLAKRTINFADPLKSIKGASIGEEQEVIVPIKLVPVNRGDYIELEHIKFFEHSAILTPASEAELLELVNFMANPRCKIRLFGHTQSDASGEIITKGSSANFFALDPANNRATHGSATELSRQQAEIVKAYLVSKGIAPNRIATKGYGAMLAIYENANANDRIEVEIIRN
- a CDS encoding porin family protein — encoded protein: MKKFTTVLCIMFFASVGAFAQGVSGGIKAGLNLANQTYSSSGYTTSPSFLPALHGGVYLTAMFSEHLGLQPEILYSGQGAKSGDLKLKMAYINVPVLVRYNVNSLLSFHAGPQFGVLASAKDKDSSGSTDAKDQFKSTDVSVAAGIGIDLPMKLNFSFRFVKGLSDIANIDDNTYNVKAKNYALQFSVGYKLFGK